Proteins encoded by one window of Myripristis murdjan chromosome 1, fMyrMur1.1, whole genome shotgun sequence:
- the LOC115357819 gene encoding uncharacterized protein LOC115357819, with protein MAAVCWMVVALAFFLSAGTGVDAVDQNQLQTIVADMLGRYRIGGQFSLAVNIPLNNTQDLQTALGQVFDADPGANVSRTVSGGRVYTGTWVVAAGADKINNRHAELRVLDSFRSLLNKPERKLLLFYSYLSPCDQKCTNERHRDTIISRINIIQNWHDYAFVFSKIFKPKGSNPISEENLKASLERLGKSKNTGGSEIGLANIFRCDRKYNVMTCNSCSTRGQVTRQCIADTSRPGPSGVFIGGPRRGSGQGGAQSQNQRQGLSTSLGQRHRLSTSLGQTQGQGQGLSTSLGQTQGLSTSLGQRHGLSTSLGQRHGLSTSLGQRQGQGLSTSLGQTRGLSTSLGQRHRLSTSLGQRHRLSTSLGQRHRLSTSLGQRQGRGSGGTSGQGSAAPPGDGKEEACRSRVTILGSAGHAIRRRKEQCGRPRPRRESRDIERKVERNSKGRRS; from the exons atggctgctgtgtgctggATGGTTGTGGCGCTGGCCTTCTTCCTGTCTGCAGGGACCGGTGTGGATGCCGTGGACCAGAACCAGCTTCAGACGattgtagctgacatgttgggAAG GTACAGAATAGGTGGCCAATTCAGTCTGGCTGTAAACATCCCACTGAACAATACTCAGGACCTTCAAACTGCCCTTGGGCAAGTCTTTGATGCTGACCCTGGGGCCAACGTGTCAAGGACAGTTTCAGGTGGTCGAGTGTACACCGGTACCTGGGTGGTAGCCGCCGGagcagacaaaataaacaacCGTCATGCAGAGCTGCGTGTTCTGGACAGTTTCCGAAGCTTGCTCAATAAACCAGAACGTAAACTTCTGCTCTTTTACTCTTACCTCTCCCCATGTGATCAGAAATGTACAAACGAACGGCATCGTGATACAATCATTTCAAGGATTAACATCATTCAGAATTGGCATGATTATGCCTTTGTGTTTTCCAAAATATTCAAGCCCAAAGGTTCTAATCCCATTAGCGAGGAAAACCTGAAGGCATCCCTTGAACGACTCGGGAAATCCAAAAACACTGGGGGGTCAGAAATTGGCCTTGCCAATATATTCCGTTGTGATAGAAAATATAATGTGATGACGTGTAACAGCTGCTCCACCCGTGGACAAGTGACTCGCCAGTGTATTGCAGACACTTCACGACCGGGTCCCAGTGGTGTTTTTATTGGTGGTCCTCGTCGGGGCAGCGGGCAAGGGGGGgctcagagtcagaatcagaggCAGGGGCTCAGTACCAGCCTAGGGCAGAGGCACAGGCTCAGTACCAGCCTAGGGCAGACGCAGGGACAGGGGCAGGGTCTCAGTACCAGCCTAGGGCAGACACAGGGTCTCAGTACCAGCCTAGGGCAGAGGCATGGGCTCAGTACCAGCCTAGGGCAGAGGCATGGGCTCAGTACCAGCCTAGGGCAGAGGCAGGGGCAGGGACTCAGTACCAGCCTAGGGCAGACGCGGGGTCTCAGTACCAGCCTAGGGCAGAGGCACAGGCTCAGTACCAGCCTAGGGCAGAGGCACAGGCTCAGTACCAGCCTAGGGCAGAGGCACAGGCTCAGTACCAGCCTAGGCCAGAGGCAGGGGCGAG GCAGCGGGGGCACCTCGGGCCAGGGTTCGGCAGCTCCGCCCGGAGACGGCAAAGAAGAGGCGTGCCGAAGTCGAGTCACGATCCTCGGGTCCGCGGGCCACGCCATTCGGCGCCGGAAGGAGCAGTGTGGTCGGCCCAGGCCGCGGCGGGAAAGTCGGGACATCGAGAGGAAAGTCGAGAGGAACAGCAAAGGCCGGCGCTCGTGA